In the Paenibacillus sp. FSL H7-0357 genome, one interval contains:
- a CDS encoding hemolysin XhlA family protein, whose translation MTAEDKLVEIQIMLARMEKTLEAVPTLTTTIEATRDLAREAMQSTKSAHHRLDRIEDGQRWLWRTIGGSIITVVIAAIIAAIKLTGG comes from the coding sequence GTGACTGCTGAGGATAAGCTTGTTGAAATTCAGATCATGCTAGCCCGAATGGAAAAGACGCTTGAAGCAGTGCCAACGCTGACAACAACCATCGAAGCTACTCGGGATTTAGCAAGGGAAGCCATGCAATCAACTAAATCGGCACATCACCGGTTGGATCGGATCGAAGACGGCCAGCGGTGGTTATGGCGTACTATCGGGGGGTCAATCATTACCGTTGTTATTGCTGCAATCATAGCAGCTATTAAACTTACTGGAGGTTAA
- a CDS encoding phage holin family protein → MEWNAVANFIKPELLIVVAVCWVVGYILKQTPWVPDWTIIYVVTLVALFAVCFTLGFTPESVLQGILCGAVAVYGNQLLKQAKKGE, encoded by the coding sequence ATGGAATGGAATGCAGTAGCTAATTTTATCAAGCCAGAATTGCTTATCGTCGTGGCGGTATGTTGGGTGGTCGGTTACATCCTTAAGCAGACGCCGTGGGTGCCGGACTGGACGATCATTTATGTTGTCACACTGGTGGCTCTCTTTGCAGTCTGTTTCACACTGGGCTTTACACCTGAGAGCGTTCTTCAGGGCATTCTATGCGGAGCTGTCGCCGTATACGGAAATCAACTACTTAAGCAGGCCAAAAAGGGGGAGTGA
- a CDS encoding ketopantoate reductase family protein — translation MNIKQNRLLIVGAGVIGSLYALRFAQSGLDVTLLARGKRLDSLKTDGLRYNDNETIQQISIKMIEKLASDDTYDFIFVPVRYDQAESALSAIKNNQSKTIITLSNTVGYDRWLEIVGDRLLPGFPGAGGDIKDGVLYAQFGSKTFFGEINGQLTERVTRLAQIFETVDLPYEIQKDIQAFHVSHAALAVVNKHLYTNDGMVDIETARNESTLSKIAADIKQNIHLVAQAGIPVIPPETKLMGELPVEDIISQYRQMLSDEFIIDVKLGNQAVSRKAEIMLLDEDFHKKYLFDNDISAEESARPILPPKAIR, via the coding sequence TTGAACATCAAACAAAATAGACTTTTGATAGTTGGCGCCGGTGTGATTGGCAGTTTATACGCACTCAGATTTGCACAGTCAGGACTGGACGTCACATTGCTTGCCCGGGGAAAGAGGTTGGATTCGCTTAAAACGGATGGGTTGCGATATAACGATAATGAGACGATACAGCAAATATCTATCAAGATGATAGAAAAGCTTGCGAGTGACGATACCTACGATTTCATCTTTGTTCCTGTGCGCTATGATCAGGCAGAATCTGCCCTGTCTGCGATCAAGAATAATCAGAGCAAAACAATAATCACCTTGAGCAACACCGTGGGATACGACCGCTGGCTTGAAATCGTGGGTGATCGTTTACTTCCAGGATTCCCGGGTGCAGGTGGAGACATCAAAGACGGTGTTCTATACGCCCAATTCGGTTCCAAAACTTTTTTTGGTGAAATAAATGGACAATTGACTGAAAGAGTGACGAGGCTTGCCCAAATATTTGAAACAGTTGATTTGCCTTATGAAATACAAAAAGACATTCAAGCATTCCATGTTTCGCATGCTGCGCTCGCTGTAGTGAACAAGCATCTCTATACGAACGACGGAATGGTGGATATAGAGACAGCAAGAAACGAGAGTACTCTAAGCAAGATTGCTGCAGATATTAAACAAAATATTCATCTGGTAGCGCAAGCCGGAATTCCGGTGATTCCGCCTGAAACGAAGTTAATGGGTGAATTGCCTGTAGAAGATATTATATCCCAATACCGCCAGATGCTGAGCGATGAGTTTATCATTGATGTTAAGCTTGGAAACCAGGCTGTCAGCAGGAAGGCTGAAATAATGTTATTGGATGAGGATTTTCATAAAAAATATCTGTTCGACAATGACATCAGCGCCGAAGAGAGCGCCCGGCCTATATTGCCGCCAAAGGCGATCCGCTGA
- a CDS encoding S-layer homology domain-containing protein: MSYHHPFVKRVLSGILAMTVLLPLIPPSLSSSSTVYGDAAEPSGIVMAEDFEKVNLADLTFDSARIHSGSMALETNPKYVRNGARSLRIDYDFIGVTDNPSQVAVGPATQLALTNRVPKKIGMWVYANNEGHGLTSKFYISSTGKSKTYEIRSEEVGIDWSGWKYVEAEIGADLTLPGTLAFYFQMKERQMSKKNKGSVWIDDVRLIYDEPVDEDMDVPVLSPTTPTPNQTLNAPVSDIILSADDAKSGIDPDSIRLTVDGQSVAPAAYAYDLNNKVITYHPAIPLGGGYHQVLAEVKDLAGNPAAAEYAFNIEHGAMFTLEAPAEAVSNETYRLKLEAKDVGEAKRVHAKIKFDPETLQANAINARSDLSNVQTTIDNAGGYVEFSAEGLQGDHADALAIIDFGVNRSAKMERGERYKHIAMVGGGFGYDGGPSVNSFASPVNYKIGFPYTLKVKGSGLQTQNIITVTTHAGDPVEGAEIDFTDASGPRTYVTVTAEGSNIYTSADSSSAVLLAAEKNGQFFAATGSTSGFVKVYMPDGTKTGYIPSADVQQKDLTEGLGLTDARGEIHTSLANLAIGTWKVQAVKDGGTSESISMTVVSQFGGDDPKYVQTFVTEDMSTMMSVGWQTAPRVQQTSIQYVKDSDLVNSDLSNVPEKAVEQLALSDVEVIHEVAGGPLGEIKFHKSLVTGLESGTDYHYRVGYEGHWSTWYDYKTLEAVPDHPVSFVFVTDSHTKGDNGLAIYQQLISNALTNYPDTQFIMHGGDMVDDGSILNEWNQFWEASSIYASSIPSGYTMGNHDVKGEGKDIFAKGLDLPNNGPDIQKEYAYSFDSGEVHFIVLNSEADEVIMDKQAAWLREDIQKSNKKWKIVMFHKPAYHTEDGRGNMIEYTQTYFAPILEELKVDLVLEGHDHVYARTYPMSEGKPLLNGEQGTVYLDGGASGWKFYDGTKYEYLNFMFDDDVPVYSAIQVSHDKIIIQARTTESEELIDNYTIEKKDELKVTSVAVSPAELTLKVGDERGTVLTATYSDNSAVDVTNQATWISSNESVATVDAKGIIHAVGIGGATIQASYGNMSPVKISVTVQAEGTVPVLLKLTADPGTHTLQAGQTAASVITAVYDNAVNTVVTDQVIWTTSDPAIASVSGEGVITGVAAGKGVTITASFGGKSIAIPIVVTEVPILTLVELAVTPASLSLKAGQTQALSVTAKYSDLSTVLKTLDANYVSSATSVATVSETGVVTAAGTGTASIVISFGGIKKEISVSVTAATGNNNGGTTPAATPTPAATPTSTPTPTPAVTVEPAKPTGVKPVFNDRVDLDKVKAIVAKERTASVVKFPDVPAALWSAAFVDRAALMGIVTGYADGSYRPDAKLTRAEFAAMLVKAFGLTASGGTGFSDTQGHWASEAIVALQDNGVIMGYADGSFHPKQEITRAEIVTMLARLTNYVTSTSTQFSDVSTNWAAEQINAFANAGIVSGKGNGVFKPNEAASRAESVVMIIRLLDKVLAP, encoded by the coding sequence GTGAGTTATCATCATCCATTTGTAAAGAGAGTATTGAGCGGGATATTGGCAATGACGGTTCTGCTCCCGCTTATTCCCCCCTCCCTTTCATCGTCATCGACTGTCTATGGGGATGCAGCGGAGCCTAGCGGTATCGTCATGGCAGAAGATTTCGAAAAGGTTAACTTAGCTGACTTAACCTTTGACAGTGCACGCATTCATAGCGGCAGTATGGCGCTTGAAACGAATCCGAAATACGTTCGTAACGGGGCAAGGTCCTTGCGGATTGATTATGACTTCATTGGCGTAACAGATAATCCATCCCAAGTTGCGGTAGGGCCAGCAACTCAGTTGGCGTTGACAAACAGAGTTCCCAAAAAAATCGGGATGTGGGTATACGCCAATAACGAAGGACATGGTCTAACCTCTAAGTTCTACATTTCATCCACTGGAAAATCCAAAACGTATGAGATTAGGAGTGAAGAGGTAGGTATAGACTGGAGCGGCTGGAAGTATGTAGAGGCTGAAATAGGGGCTGATTTGACTCTGCCGGGTACCCTGGCGTTCTACTTCCAGATGAAAGAAAGACAAATGAGCAAAAAGAATAAAGGCTCGGTTTGGATTGACGACGTCAGGCTCATTTATGATGAACCGGTGGATGAAGATATGGATGTTCCCGTATTAAGTCCAACTACACCCACTCCCAATCAAACCTTGAACGCCCCCGTCTCTGACATTATCCTGTCAGCGGATGATGCTAAGTCGGGTATCGATCCAGACTCAATCCGGTTAACTGTGGATGGTCAGTCTGTTGCACCGGCGGCCTATGCATATGATCTGAATAATAAGGTGATAACCTATCACCCGGCTATACCGCTCGGCGGCGGCTATCATCAAGTGCTGGCAGAGGTTAAAGATCTGGCCGGCAATCCGGCAGCAGCAGAATATGCTTTTAATATTGAGCATGGCGCCATGTTTACGTTAGAAGCTCCAGCGGAAGCTGTCAGCAACGAGACCTACCGGTTGAAGCTCGAGGCGAAGGATGTAGGCGAAGCCAAGCGCGTGCATGCTAAGATCAAGTTCGATCCGGAGACGCTGCAAGCGAATGCTATTAACGCACGTTCCGATTTAAGCAATGTGCAGACTACCATCGATAATGCAGGCGGTTATGTTGAATTTAGTGCAGAGGGACTGCAAGGCGACCATGCGGATGCTCTGGCAATCATCGATTTCGGCGTGAATAGATCCGCGAAGATGGAACGTGGCGAGAGGTATAAGCATATTGCCATGGTGGGGGGCGGCTTTGGGTATGACGGCGGCCCTTCGGTGAATTCCTTTGCCTCACCGGTTAATTATAAGATCGGGTTTCCGTACACTCTAAAAGTTAAGGGATCAGGCCTGCAAACACAGAATATAATCACCGTCACAACTCACGCAGGAGATCCGGTAGAAGGAGCGGAAATTGATTTTACCGATGCAAGCGGCCCTCGGACTTATGTGACCGTAACAGCTGAGGGTTCCAATATATATACGAGCGCTGATAGTTCGTCCGCAGTGTTGCTGGCGGCAGAGAAAAACGGGCAATTTTTCGCCGCAACAGGAAGTACATCCGGATTCGTAAAAGTGTATATGCCGGATGGAACCAAGACCGGTTACATACCATCCGCTGATGTACAGCAGAAGGATCTTACCGAAGGGTTGGGCTTGACGGATGCCAGGGGAGAGATCCATACGTCACTAGCTAACCTTGCAATAGGCACCTGGAAGGTGCAAGCGGTCAAGGATGGCGGTACCAGCGAGAGTATCAGCATGACCGTTGTTTCTCAGTTTGGTGGAGACGATCCGAAATATGTACAAACCTTTGTTACCGAAGATATGAGTACAATGATGAGTGTAGGGTGGCAGACGGCACCTAGAGTTCAACAAACTTCTATCCAATATGTGAAAGATAGCGATTTGGTTAATAGTGACTTGAGTAATGTACCGGAAAAAGCGGTAGAGCAGCTTGCGCTTTCTGATGTGGAGGTCATTCATGAGGTCGCAGGTGGGCCTCTGGGCGAAATTAAGTTCCATAAATCATTGGTTACTGGCCTCGAGTCAGGTACGGATTATCATTACAGAGTCGGCTACGAAGGACATTGGAGTACATGGTACGATTACAAGACATTGGAGGCAGTACCGGATCATCCCGTTTCTTTTGTATTTGTAACTGATTCGCACACCAAAGGTGATAATGGGCTTGCGATTTATCAACAATTGATCAGCAATGCTTTAACTAATTATCCGGACACCCAGTTCATTATGCATGGCGGCGATATGGTTGACGATGGGTCGATCTTGAATGAGTGGAACCAGTTCTGGGAAGCTTCATCGATCTACGCATCCTCTATTCCTTCTGGTTACACAATGGGGAATCATGATGTTAAAGGGGAAGGCAAAGATATTTTTGCCAAGGGATTGGATCTTCCAAATAATGGGCCCGATATCCAGAAGGAGTATGCATATTCGTTCGATTCAGGCGAGGTGCATTTCATTGTGCTGAATTCCGAAGCAGACGAAGTAATTATGGACAAGCAAGCAGCATGGCTTCGTGAGGATATTCAGAAAAGTAATAAAAAATGGAAGATTGTTATGTTCCATAAACCTGCTTATCATACCGAAGATGGACGCGGCAATATGATCGAATATACACAAACATATTTTGCCCCTATTCTGGAAGAATTGAAAGTAGACTTGGTGCTGGAAGGTCACGACCACGTGTACGCGCGCACCTATCCAATGAGTGAAGGGAAGCCATTGTTGAACGGAGAGCAGGGGACTGTCTATTTGGACGGAGGCGCATCTGGCTGGAAATTCTACGATGGAACAAAATATGAGTATCTGAATTTCATGTTTGACGATGATGTTCCGGTATACTCTGCAATTCAAGTTAGCCATGATAAAATTATAATTCAAGCTCGTACTACGGAAAGCGAAGAATTGATCGACAACTACACGATTGAGAAGAAGGATGAGCTAAAGGTAACTTCCGTGGCAGTATCACCAGCCGAATTGACGTTAAAGGTCGGTGACGAGCGCGGGACTGTTCTTACCGCTACCTATAGCGATAATTCCGCTGTCGATGTCACGAATCAAGCAACATGGATTTCTTCGAATGAGAGTGTAGCTACGGTAGATGCCAAAGGCATCATTCACGCTGTTGGAATTGGCGGGGCTACAATCCAGGCGAGTTACGGCAACATGTCGCCAGTTAAAATTTCTGTAACCGTTCAGGCTGAAGGTACGGTTCCTGTTCTGCTTAAGCTGACAGCCGATCCAGGCACTCACACATTGCAAGCGGGTCAGACAGCTGCTTCTGTTATCACGGCAGTATATGACAATGCAGTGAATACAGTTGTAACGGATCAGGTCATTTGGACGACTTCGGACCCTGCCATTGCCTCGGTATCGGGTGAAGGTGTCATTACTGGCGTTGCAGCAGGTAAAGGGGTAACGATCACGGCTTCGTTCGGCGGCAAATCAATTGCGATTCCAATTGTGGTTACTGAGGTTCCAATTCTGACCTTGGTTGAACTGGCTGTAACACCTGCTTCGCTCTCCTTGAAAGCAGGTCAAACGCAAGCCTTGTCGGTGACGGCAAAGTATTCGGATCTTTCTACTGTCCTTAAGACCTTGGATGCGAATTATGTATCGAGCGCAACTTCTGTTGCTACTGTGAGTGAAACAGGGGTAGTGACAGCGGCTGGCACGGGGACGGCCTCGATCGTAATATCTTTTGGGGGAATCAAGAAGGAGATTTCGGTTTCGGTAACGGCGGCCACAGGCAACAACAATGGAGGCACGACACCGGCAGCAACGCCAACGCCGGCAGCAACACCAACATCAACGCCAACACCAACACCAGCTGTAACTGTAGAGCCTGCGAAGCCAACCGGAGTGAAACCTGTGTTCAACGACAGAGTAGACTTAGATAAGGTTAAAGCTATCGTGGCGAAAGAGCGAACAGCTTCTGTTGTTAAATTCCCGGACGTACCTGCAGCTCTGTGGAGTGCAGCGTTCGTTGATCGCGCGGCCCTGATGGGGATCGTAACTGGCTATGCGGATGGATCATACCGTCCTGACGCCAAATTAACGCGCGCTGAGTTTGCTGCAATGCTTGTAAAAGCTTTTGGTCTGACAGCTTCGGGGGGGACCGGATTCTCCGATACGCAAGGGCATTGGGCTTCGGAGGCGATTGTTGCGCTTCAAGATAATGGAGTGATTATGGGCTACGCCGATGGTTCATTCCATCCCAAACAGGAGATAACCCGTGCGGAAATTGTGACTATGCTGGCTCGTCTTACGAACTATGTTACCAGCACATCGACGCAATTTTCCGACGTCTCTACGAACTGGGCAGCAGAGCAAATCAATGCCTTCGCTAATGCAGGTATCGTATCGGGTAAAGGCAACGGAGTGTTCAAACCGAACGAAGCTGCTTCCCGTGCCGAATCAGTAGTGATGATCATCCGTCTCTTGGATAAGGTCCTTGCACCATAA
- a CDS encoding acyltransferase family protein, whose translation MERNYSLDIAKFFAIFFVICVHVQPFSDYQSQVGFWPGLSATIVTFSRFAVPLFFCISGYLFGQKVQEVQNQGKYFNKFVKKNLKMYFTWLFLYFMFDLSVILLKSYTENSSLYLNILKYSEEYSIWKVLYFGTNSTAYPLWFLPALVWSVSILFFFVKINKTGLLLVMSLGLNVLGQFGQSYSGLIRLPVDTKDAVFFGLFYTTLGFFASKHARALSNKVKIRNLHLVLMAAGLFGIQFLEKQLTVDWLGGNGGNYYMSTIPLTAVLLLLSIRNHIKTNTRCIVKIGQNASGIFVTHNLIINIVSLMVSVLKLSYIQETFIWNIVFAPAVLLLSHYFYTVIQITKNRLWRGNSYLDHTAH comes from the coding sequence ATGGAAAGGAATTATTCTTTAGATATTGCAAAATTTTTCGCTATTTTCTTTGTGATATGTGTGCATGTTCAACCATTTAGCGATTACCAAAGTCAAGTTGGCTTTTGGCCTGGACTTTCTGCGACTATTGTGACATTTTCACGATTTGCCGTACCTCTGTTTTTTTGTATTTCTGGTTACTTATTTGGGCAGAAAGTCCAGGAAGTTCAGAATCAAGGCAAGTACTTTAATAAATTCGTTAAGAAAAACTTGAAGATGTATTTTACTTGGTTGTTTTTATATTTTATGTTTGACTTGTCAGTAATCTTATTGAAATCCTATACAGAAAATTCATCCCTTTACCTCAATATTCTTAAGTACTCAGAAGAGTACTCGATCTGGAAGGTGCTTTATTTTGGCACAAATTCTACGGCATATCCATTGTGGTTTCTTCCGGCTTTAGTTTGGTCTGTTTCAATACTTTTCTTTTTTGTGAAAATTAATAAAACAGGGCTATTACTTGTAATGAGTTTAGGTTTAAATGTCTTAGGGCAGTTTGGGCAGTCTTACTCCGGGTTAATAAGACTTCCCGTTGATACAAAGGATGCCGTTTTCTTTGGTCTTTTTTACACCACGTTAGGGTTCTTTGCTTCTAAGCATGCTAGAGCCTTATCCAATAAAGTGAAAATTAGAAATCTACATTTAGTATTGATGGCAGCTGGTCTGTTCGGTATTCAGTTCTTAGAGAAGCAACTAACGGTAGATTGGCTAGGGGGGAATGGAGGGAATTATTATATGTCTACCATACCGTTAACTGCTGTCCTTCTGCTACTAAGTATTCGTAATCACATTAAAACAAACACTCGATGTATAGTTAAAATCGGGCAGAATGCCTCTGGAATTTTTGTTACTCATAACCTTATCATTAATATTGTGTCTTTAATGGTATCGGTTTTAAAATTATCTTATATCCAAGAAACGTTTATATGGAATATAGTATTTGCACCGGCAGTCTTACTCCTATCCCATTACTTTTATACAGTAATACAAATTACAAAAAATAGACTTTGGAGAGGTAATAGCTACTTGGACCATACTGCGCACTAA
- a CDS encoding lysozyme, protein MSRKISQVGINLIKSFEGCRLKAYKPVPTEEYWTIGWGHYGPDIKAGMTMTQAQADSMLVADLAKYEAYVNNPAYVPVTAQLNQNQFDALVSFCYNCGSGSLKKLCAGRTIVEIAQNITKYNKGGGNVLAGLVRRRQVELELFTKAAEAIKEDDTLELTNYQWTTLRAQVKALLDTGTIKDTTWLDKIDSKELTTSELAWLSFIVAKK, encoded by the coding sequence GTGAGCCGTAAAATATCGCAAGTGGGAATTAACCTCATCAAGTCGTTTGAAGGATGCAGGTTGAAAGCCTATAAACCGGTACCGACCGAAGAATATTGGACCATCGGCTGGGGCCATTACGGCCCGGATATCAAGGCGGGCATGACCATGACACAGGCTCAGGCAGACAGTATGCTGGTCGCCGACCTCGCTAAATACGAGGCATACGTCAACAACCCGGCGTATGTACCGGTCACAGCGCAGCTCAATCAAAATCAATTTGATGCGCTGGTGAGCTTCTGCTATAACTGCGGCAGCGGTAGCTTAAAAAAGCTTTGCGCAGGCCGGACGATAGTGGAGATTGCTCAAAATATCACGAAGTACAACAAGGGCGGGGGTAATGTCCTGGCCGGGCTTGTACGCCGTCGCCAGGTGGAACTGGAATTATTCACTAAGGCCGCAGAGGCCATCAAGGAGGACGACACTTTGGAATTAACAAACTATCAATGGACAACTTTACGCGCTCAAGTAAAGGCGTTACTGGATACAGGTACGATTAAGGATACGACTTGGTTGGATAAGATCGACAGTAAGGAATTGACGACATCAGAGCTTGCTTGGCTGTCATTTATAGTTGCCAAAAAGTAA
- a CDS encoding nuclear transport factor 2 family protein, which produces MEIDQIPAAISKFIDASNKPDPEAFVNCFSEDAVVLDEGKKRIGQKAIKKWSDQYHFGANVTLEPKAVKENKDEVVVTCKLDGTYDKTGLPDPLLLEYHFSIVDDKIVSLSIF; this is translated from the coding sequence ATGGAAATCGATCAAATCCCTGCTGCGATCAGTAAATTTATTGATGCATCGAATAAGCCCGATCCGGAAGCATTTGTAAACTGCTTTTCAGAAGATGCCGTTGTGTTAGATGAAGGAAAAAAGCGGATTGGCCAAAAAGCGATTAAAAAATGGAGTGATCAATACCATTTTGGAGCAAACGTAACATTAGAGCCAAAAGCAGTAAAAGAAAATAAGGATGAGGTTGTTGTAACATGCAAGTTGGATGGAACTTATGACAAAACAGGTTTACCCGATCCGTTATTGCTGGAATATCACTTCAGCATTGTAGATGATAAAATTGTGAGCTTATCCATTTTCTAA
- a CDS encoding TetR/AcrR family transcriptional regulator — MANQEDPRVLRTRQLIREAFRDLLRYKGFNAITIKDIAQRATINRATFYAHYEDKYALLEKITEQAFQELIPEQVVKAQEFTDEICTELILLTHNYIVDFYQVCRMDSKSIDTLVHEKVKKMLQQMIESIILNGDNQRMADRHHTKVISAMTGSAIYSAAYYWFISGEKDRTDLLVDTVRSYVMNGLRL, encoded by the coding sequence ATGGCAAATCAGGAAGATCCAAGAGTTTTGCGCACACGACAGTTAATTAGGGAAGCATTCAGAGATTTGTTGCGGTATAAAGGATTTAATGCAATTACCATAAAAGATATAGCACAGAGAGCTACCATTAACCGTGCCACCTTCTATGCCCACTATGAAGATAAATACGCTTTGCTGGAGAAAATAACAGAACAGGCTTTCCAAGAGTTGATTCCTGAGCAAGTGGTGAAAGCGCAGGAGTTCACGGATGAAATATGTACAGAGTTGATCTTGCTGACACATAACTACATCGTAGATTTTTATCAGGTATGCAGAATGGACTCCAAATCTATTGATACGCTTGTTCATGAAAAGGTAAAAAAGATGCTGCAGCAAATGATCGAAAGCATAATTTTGAACGGTGATAATCAGCGTATGGCAGACCGCCATCATACCAAGGTCATTTCGGCTATGACAGGTTCAGCGATCTATAGTGCTGCGTATTACTGGTTTATAAGCGGGGAGAAAGATCGAACCGATCTACTTGTAGATACTGTCCGCTCTTACGTGATGAACGGTTTACGGCTCTAA
- a CDS encoding prophage endopeptidase tail family protein: protein MITVLNPLLQPLAVIDLYDNDSIDETINGEYKFSFTTLIDPDGKSEYLTDSNLAEIEDQLFNIVHHRRTRAGDGSTLVAVECEQVSYDLVKYEWADGFVHAGTPLQLLTMVLEGTGFTVGTVELSGFISVNLAEENISARAILMEIAVQSSGELRFDRYSISLLVRRGALRPVRFQLGKNLKGIVKDVDIRSGDRVTAYEIDVLELNSLPEFYGLEYFELGDTVGIGDPELGIDEQQRIVGYSYSPRRRINSKVTISKKIPGITDAVVSLRKTTVVKDKVYNGTRIGPENGFEAIRSDNMARTVMNATEGIKIQKGNGSGSSWTDVIYLDTEGNAVFSGKVTASIIQGSEILGGTIMIGSGDNAFRASDWGIWLGDEAFADADFSVTPAGKMKAVDADFQGRITATDIEGGVITGTKYQTSDTLWPRVVIDPSSVAFGVYADEHNGILIPAYEDGISKIRFLANGDESTIYNSPTAGLVISGFTATRLAGPTVHLSPAGNVYIPAWSRLYSDNEGMTLQDVIDNIYSVLNGKANVSHSHTVTIPPGSAGGTFSVS, encoded by the coding sequence TTGATTACTGTACTAAACCCATTGCTCCAACCGTTGGCCGTCATTGATCTGTACGACAACGACAGCATAGACGAGACAATCAACGGCGAGTATAAATTTAGCTTCACCACACTGATCGACCCAGATGGCAAAAGTGAATACCTGACAGACAGCAATCTGGCCGAAATAGAGGATCAGCTATTCAACATCGTCCATCATCGCCGCACGCGGGCCGGAGACGGATCTACACTGGTCGCCGTGGAGTGCGAACAGGTTAGTTATGATCTAGTGAAATATGAGTGGGCAGACGGTTTTGTTCATGCAGGAACACCGCTGCAACTGCTCACTATGGTATTGGAAGGTACTGGATTCACTGTTGGTACCGTGGAGTTGAGCGGATTTATTTCCGTGAATCTGGCCGAGGAAAATATCAGCGCCCGCGCAATCCTGATGGAAATCGCGGTACAATCGAGCGGTGAACTGCGGTTTGATCGGTACAGCATATCGTTGCTGGTTCGTCGCGGGGCATTAAGGCCTGTCCGGTTCCAGTTGGGGAAGAACCTGAAGGGAATCGTCAAAGACGTAGACATTCGTTCCGGGGATCGTGTTACCGCCTACGAGATTGATGTGCTGGAGCTGAACAGCCTGCCAGAATTTTACGGGCTGGAATATTTTGAGCTGGGCGACACGGTAGGGATAGGTGATCCTGAGCTTGGCATTGATGAGCAGCAGCGCATTGTCGGATATTCCTACAGCCCGCGACGCCGGATTAACAGCAAAGTGACTATATCCAAGAAGATACCAGGGATCACGGATGCAGTAGTGAGCTTACGGAAGACAACGGTAGTGAAGGATAAGGTTTACAACGGTACCCGGATCGGACCGGAAAATGGATTTGAAGCTATTCGGTCGGATAATATGGCTAGAACAGTTATGAATGCCACCGAAGGGATCAAGATTCAGAAGGGAAACGGCAGTGGCTCCAGTTGGACAGATGTTATTTATTTAGATACAGAAGGCAATGCAGTGTTCTCCGGTAAGGTAACGGCGTCTATTATACAGGGTTCAGAGATATTAGGCGGAACTATCATGATCGGCAGCGGGGACAATGCATTCCGTGCCAGCGACTGGGGCATTTGGTTAGGTGATGAAGCCTTTGCTGATGCTGATTTCAGTGTCACTCCTGCCGGGAAAATGAAGGCCGTGGACGCCGATTTTCAGGGAAGGATTACGGCTACAGACATTGAAGGTGGGGTGATAACTGGAACCAAGTACCAGACCTCAGATACACTCTGGCCGCGAGTGGTAATTGATCCGTCCAGCGTTGCCTTTGGAGTGTACGCGGACGAGCATAACGGTATACTAATTCCTGCTTATGAAGATGGGATCAGTAAAATTAGATTTCTGGCAAATGGCGACGAATCTACAATTTACAATTCTCCAACGGCAGGATTAGTTATATCGGGATTCACTGCAACAAGATTGGCAGGGCCTACTGTTCACCTTTCTCCTGCCGGAAATGTTTACATTCCGGCATGGTCTAGACTGTATAGTGACAACGAAGGAATGACTCTCCAAGACGTTATTGATAATATATATTCAGTTCTGAATGGTAAGGCGAATGTTTCACATTCACATACTGTTACGATTCCACCCGGTTCTGCTGGCGGAACCTTCTCAGTCTCCTAA